One Streptomyces lincolnensis genomic region harbors:
- a CDS encoding winged helix-turn-helix domain-containing protein, which translates to MVVDPKHAAVNGRRRAQQPHKSHREVADELRARIRSGQLRPGQRMPTQAKLADEFGVERGVVRQALYILQSEHLLTNVSKGSPATVAPDPALTRPLTGPAAPPLPTTVALGPRIESAFAAPQVEIDALCLTSVSLTLAIGEPLRQIHVGRLKPAKIAVRVLLPSRDIDLAFPVAVDGRSEHDAPVHDRWLAQRNAQGQVLRHNLLALRGSHGIDVQVSFRALPFTPPVKLYLLNGVEALFAYYTLSRRKAEIDHENLEMYDATGALSMLFAFEQGAGLRDTTFVEQSHLWFNALWETISSELTLTT; encoded by the coding sequence TTGGTTGTGGACCCGAAACACGCCGCCGTCAATGGGCGGAGGAGGGCACAGCAGCCACACAAGTCACATCGTGAGGTGGCCGACGAGTTGCGCGCCCGCATCCGCTCCGGGCAGTTGCGACCGGGTCAGCGCATGCCCACCCAGGCCAAGCTGGCGGACGAGTTCGGGGTGGAGCGGGGAGTCGTACGGCAGGCGCTGTACATCCTTCAGTCCGAGCACCTGTTGACCAACGTATCCAAGGGAAGCCCCGCGACCGTGGCTCCCGACCCCGCCCTGACCAGGCCGTTGACGGGTCCCGCCGCGCCACCGCTGCCCACCACCGTGGCCCTCGGGCCGCGCATCGAGTCCGCCTTCGCGGCTCCGCAGGTCGAGATCGACGCCCTGTGTCTGACCTCGGTCTCCCTCACGCTCGCCATCGGCGAACCCCTGCGCCAGATCCACGTCGGGCGACTGAAACCGGCCAAGATCGCGGTCCGGGTGCTGCTGCCGAGCCGGGACATCGATCTCGCCTTCCCGGTGGCCGTCGACGGGCGCAGCGAGCACGACGCCCCGGTCCACGACCGCTGGCTGGCGCAGCGCAACGCGCAGGGCCAGGTGCTGAGGCACAACCTGCTGGCCCTGCGCGGCTCCCACGGCATCGATGTGCAGGTGTCCTTCCGCGCCCTGCCGTTCACCCCGCCGGTGAAGCTGTATCTCCTCAACGGGGTGGAGGCGCTCTTCGCCTACTACACGCTGTCGCGCCGCAAGGCGGAGATCGACCACGAGAACCTGGAGATGTACGACGCCACGGGCGCCCTGTCGATGCTGTTCGCCTTCGAGCAGGGGGCCGGACTGCGGGACACGACGTTCGTCGAGCAGTCCCATCTGTGGTTCAACGCACTGTGGGAGACGATCAGTTCGGAGCTGACGCTCACGACCTGA